From Corvus moneduloides isolate bCorMon1 chromosome 4, bCorMon1.pri, whole genome shotgun sequence, one genomic window encodes:
- the SLC26A5 gene encoding prestin isoform X3 gives MEHAQEQEACLEQTQRYCVQRPIYNQELLQGQLHRRQRTPQTLGQKIAHSCRCSSKKAKSHLYSFLPILKWLPRYPVKEYLLGDIISGISTGVMQLPQGLAYALLAAVPPVFGLYSSFYPVFLYTFFGTSKHISIGTFAVVSMMVGGVAVREVPDEIISVDYNSTNVTDVLEYYSARDTKRVQVAVALAFLSGLIQLCLGFFRFGFVAIYLTEPLVRGFTTAAAVHVFTSQLKYFLGIKTSRYSGPLSVVYSIAAVLSKITTTNIAALIVGLTCIVLLLIGKEINLRFKKKLPVPIPMEIIVVIIGTGVSAGMNLSESYKVDVVGNIPQGLRAPAVPEIQLIPALFVDAVAIAIVGFSMAVSMAKIFALKHGYTIDGNQELIALGICNSVGSFFQTFSITCSMSRSLVQESTGGRTQIAGTLSAVMVLLVIVAIGYLFEPLPQTVLAAIVMVNLKGMFKQFGDIMHFWRTSKIELAIWVVAFVASLFLGLDYGLLTAVTFAMITVIYRTQSPQYRILGQIPNTDIYCDVEEYEEVKEYPGIKIFQANTSLYFANSESYTSALKKKLP, from the exons ATGGAACATGCTCAAGAACAAGAAGCGTGTCTTGAGCAAACCCAAAGGTATTGTGTGCAGAGACCAATATACAACCAGGAGCTCCTGCAAGGACAGCTGCACAGGCGACAGAGAACCCCTCAGACCTTAGGGCAGAAGATTGCACATTCTTGTCG TTGTTCTTCTAAGAAAGCCAAGTCTCATCTTTACAGTTTCTTACCGATTTTAAAATGGCTTCCTCGTTACCCAGTGAAGGAATACTTATTAGGAGACATTATCTCAGGAATAAGCACTGGGGTCATGCAGCTTCCTCAAG GTTTAGCCTATGCTTTGCTGGCAGCTGTTCCCCCAGTATTTGGCCTATATTCTTCATTTTATCCTGTTTTTCTATATACTTTTTTTGGAACCTCCAAGCACATATCAATAG GCACCTTTGCTGTGGTTAGTATGATGGTTGGTGGCGTTGCTGTGAGAGAAGTGCctgatgaaattatttctgtggaCTATAATTCTACTAATGTTACAGATGTCCTTGAATATTACAGTGCTAGGGATACCAAGAGGGTGCAGGTAGCTGTGGCTCTTGCCTTTCTTTCGGGACTTATCCAG TTGTGTTTAGGTTTCTTTCGATTTGGATTTGTGGCCATCTATCTAACAGAGCCTCTGGTGCGAGGATTTaccactgcagctgcagttcATGTCTTTACTTCCCAATTAAAGTATTTCCTCGGCATCAAGACTAGCCGGTACAGTGGACCCCTCTCAGTTGTATAT AGCATAGCTGCCGTGCTttcaaaaataacaacaaccaATATTGCTGCATTGATTGTTGGATTAACATGCATTGTTCTATTGCTGATTGGCAAGGAAATCAATCTCCGCTTTAAGAAGAAGCTCCCAGTTCCTATTCCTATGGAGATCATTGTG GTCATTATTGGGACAGGAGTTTCAGCTGGAATGAATCTGAGTGAGTCATACAAAGTGGATGTTGTTGGGAATATTCCTCAAGG GTTACGTGCACCAGCAGTTCCGGAGATTCAGCTCATCCCAGCACTATTTGTGGATGCAGTAGCAATAGCAATAGTTGGATTTTCAATGGCTGTATCAATGGCCAAGATCTTTGCCCTTAAACATGGTTACACCATCGATGGGAATCAG GAACTTATTGCCTTGGGAATATGCAACTCTGTGGGGTCATTTTTCCAAACCTTTTCAATCACTTGCTCAATGTCTCGGAGTCTTGTCCAGGAAAGCACCGGTGGAAGAACTCAG ATTGCAGGTACACTCTCTGCAGTTATGGTTCTGTTGGTAATTGTGGCTATTGGATACCTTTTTGAACCACTTCCACAG ACAGTGCTAGCTGCAATTGTCATGGTGAACCTGAAGGGAATGTTTAAACAGTTTGGAGATATCATGCACTTCTGGAGAACCAGTAAGATCGAGCTG gCCATCTGGGTGGTAGCTTTTGTGGCTTCTCTTTTCCTGGGACTAGACTATGGTTTGCTTACTGCAGTAACATTTGCAATGATAACCGTTATTTACAGAACACAAAG CCCTCAATACAGAATCCTCGGTCAGATTCCTAACACTGACATCTACTGTGATGTGGAAGAGTACGAAGAG GTTAAAGAATATCCtggaatcaaaatatttcaagctAATACATCACTTTATTTTGCTAATAGTGAGTCGTATACAAGTGCACTGAAGAAAAAG CTCCCATGA
- the SLC26A5 gene encoding prestin isoform X4 gives MEHAQEQEACLEQTQRYCVQRPIYNQELLQGQLHRRQRTPQTLGQKIAHSCRCSSKKAKSHLYSFLPILKWLPRYPVKEYLLGDIISGISTGVMQLPQGLAYALLAAVPPVFGLYSSFYPVFLYTFFGTSKHISIGTFAVVSMMVGGVAVREVPDEIISVDYNSTNVTDVLEYYSARDTKRVQVAVALAFLSGLIQLCLGFFRFGFVAIYLTEPLVRGFTTAAAVHVFTSQLKYFLGIKTSRYSGPLSVVYSIAAVLSKITTTNIAALIVGLTCIVLLLIGKEINLRFKKKLPVPIPMEIIVVIIGTGVSAGMNLSESYKVDVVGNIPQG, from the exons ATGGAACATGCTCAAGAACAAGAAGCGTGTCTTGAGCAAACCCAAAGGTATTGTGTGCAGAGACCAATATACAACCAGGAGCTCCTGCAAGGACAGCTGCACAGGCGACAGAGAACCCCTCAGACCTTAGGGCAGAAGATTGCACATTCTTGTCG TTGTTCTTCTAAGAAAGCCAAGTCTCATCTTTACAGTTTCTTACCGATTTTAAAATGGCTTCCTCGTTACCCAGTGAAGGAATACTTATTAGGAGACATTATCTCAGGAATAAGCACTGGGGTCATGCAGCTTCCTCAAG GTTTAGCCTATGCTTTGCTGGCAGCTGTTCCCCCAGTATTTGGCCTATATTCTTCATTTTATCCTGTTTTTCTATATACTTTTTTTGGAACCTCCAAGCACATATCAATAG GCACCTTTGCTGTGGTTAGTATGATGGTTGGTGGCGTTGCTGTGAGAGAAGTGCctgatgaaattatttctgtggaCTATAATTCTACTAATGTTACAGATGTCCTTGAATATTACAGTGCTAGGGATACCAAGAGGGTGCAGGTAGCTGTGGCTCTTGCCTTTCTTTCGGGACTTATCCAG TTGTGTTTAGGTTTCTTTCGATTTGGATTTGTGGCCATCTATCTAACAGAGCCTCTGGTGCGAGGATTTaccactgcagctgcagttcATGTCTTTACTTCCCAATTAAAGTATTTCCTCGGCATCAAGACTAGCCGGTACAGTGGACCCCTCTCAGTTGTATAT AGCATAGCTGCCGTGCTttcaaaaataacaacaaccaATATTGCTGCATTGATTGTTGGATTAACATGCATTGTTCTATTGCTGATTGGCAAGGAAATCAATCTCCGCTTTAAGAAGAAGCTCCCAGTTCCTATTCCTATGGAGATCATTGTG GTCATTATTGGGACAGGAGTTTCAGCTGGAATGAATCTGAGTGAGTCATACAAAGTGGATGTTGTTGGGAATATTCCTCAAGGGTAG
- the SLC26A5 gene encoding prestin isoform X1, with the protein MEHAQEQEACLEQTQRYCVQRPIYNQELLQGQLHRRQRTPQTLGQKIAHSCRCSSKKAKSHLYSFLPILKWLPRYPVKEYLLGDIISGISTGVMQLPQGLAYALLAAVPPVFGLYSSFYPVFLYTFFGTSKHISIGTFAVVSMMVGGVAVREVPDEIISVDYNSTNVTDVLEYYSARDTKRVQVAVALAFLSGLIQLCLGFFRFGFVAIYLTEPLVRGFTTAAAVHVFTSQLKYFLGIKTSRYSGPLSVVYSIAAVLSKITTTNIAALIVGLTCIVLLLIGKEINLRFKKKLPVPIPMEIIVVIIGTGVSAGMNLSESYKVDVVGNIPQGLRAPAVPEIQLIPALFVDAVAIAIVGFSMAVSMAKIFALKHGYTIDGNQELIALGICNSVGSFFQTFSITCSMSRSLVQESTGGRTQIAGTLSAVMVLLVIVAIGYLFEPLPQTVLAAIVMVNLKGMFKQFGDIMHFWRTSKIELAIWVVAFVASLFLGLDYGLLTAVTFAMITVIYRTQSPQYRILGQIPNTDIYCDVEEYEEVKEYPGIKIFQANTSLYFANSESYTSALKKKTGVDPGALLAARRKAQKRHAREIKAANEHRKKAVLKLVNSSTNDVEASVKHEIASDDLPVNGKFADSSVQDIPPDEHEYFVEPKTNIHSLILDFTPVNFVDSVGAKTLKSIIKEYKEVGVCVCIASCSGATLCWCRTLTMNTHLLFGTLPFNSRFQEHNMNLYTWILFHRKFRRNRKTPPRY; encoded by the exons ATGGAACATGCTCAAGAACAAGAAGCGTGTCTTGAGCAAACCCAAAGGTATTGTGTGCAGAGACCAATATACAACCAGGAGCTCCTGCAAGGACAGCTGCACAGGCGACAGAGAACCCCTCAGACCTTAGGGCAGAAGATTGCACATTCTTGTCG TTGTTCTTCTAAGAAAGCCAAGTCTCATCTTTACAGTTTCTTACCGATTTTAAAATGGCTTCCTCGTTACCCAGTGAAGGAATACTTATTAGGAGACATTATCTCAGGAATAAGCACTGGGGTCATGCAGCTTCCTCAAG GTTTAGCCTATGCTTTGCTGGCAGCTGTTCCCCCAGTATTTGGCCTATATTCTTCATTTTATCCTGTTTTTCTATATACTTTTTTTGGAACCTCCAAGCACATATCAATAG GCACCTTTGCTGTGGTTAGTATGATGGTTGGTGGCGTTGCTGTGAGAGAAGTGCctgatgaaattatttctgtggaCTATAATTCTACTAATGTTACAGATGTCCTTGAATATTACAGTGCTAGGGATACCAAGAGGGTGCAGGTAGCTGTGGCTCTTGCCTTTCTTTCGGGACTTATCCAG TTGTGTTTAGGTTTCTTTCGATTTGGATTTGTGGCCATCTATCTAACAGAGCCTCTGGTGCGAGGATTTaccactgcagctgcagttcATGTCTTTACTTCCCAATTAAAGTATTTCCTCGGCATCAAGACTAGCCGGTACAGTGGACCCCTCTCAGTTGTATAT AGCATAGCTGCCGTGCTttcaaaaataacaacaaccaATATTGCTGCATTGATTGTTGGATTAACATGCATTGTTCTATTGCTGATTGGCAAGGAAATCAATCTCCGCTTTAAGAAGAAGCTCCCAGTTCCTATTCCTATGGAGATCATTGTG GTCATTATTGGGACAGGAGTTTCAGCTGGAATGAATCTGAGTGAGTCATACAAAGTGGATGTTGTTGGGAATATTCCTCAAGG GTTACGTGCACCAGCAGTTCCGGAGATTCAGCTCATCCCAGCACTATTTGTGGATGCAGTAGCAATAGCAATAGTTGGATTTTCAATGGCTGTATCAATGGCCAAGATCTTTGCCCTTAAACATGGTTACACCATCGATGGGAATCAG GAACTTATTGCCTTGGGAATATGCAACTCTGTGGGGTCATTTTTCCAAACCTTTTCAATCACTTGCTCAATGTCTCGGAGTCTTGTCCAGGAAAGCACCGGTGGAAGAACTCAG ATTGCAGGTACACTCTCTGCAGTTATGGTTCTGTTGGTAATTGTGGCTATTGGATACCTTTTTGAACCACTTCCACAG ACAGTGCTAGCTGCAATTGTCATGGTGAACCTGAAGGGAATGTTTAAACAGTTTGGAGATATCATGCACTTCTGGAGAACCAGTAAGATCGAGCTG gCCATCTGGGTGGTAGCTTTTGTGGCTTCTCTTTTCCTGGGACTAGACTATGGTTTGCTTACTGCAGTAACATTTGCAATGATAACCGTTATTTACAGAACACAAAG CCCTCAATACAGAATCCTCGGTCAGATTCCTAACACTGACATCTACTGTGATGTGGAAGAGTACGAAGAG GTTAAAGAATATCCtggaatcaaaatatttcaagctAATACATCACTTTATTTTGCTAATAGTGAGTCGTATACAAGTGCACTGAAGAAAAAG ACTGGAGTGGACCCTGGTGCCTTATTAGCAGCGAGGAGAAAAGCCCAGAAGCGCCATGCCAGGGAGATAAAGGCAGCAAATGAACACAGAAAGAAAGCTGTGCTGAAACTCGTGAACTCTTCG ACTAACGACGTAGAAGCAAGTGTAAAACATGAGATAGCAAGTGATGACTTACCTGTGAATGGAAAATTTGCAGATTCTAGTGTACAAGACATACCTCCTGATGAGCATGAATATTTTGTGGAGCCCAAAACAAATATTCACTCTTTAATTCTGGATTTCACCCCAGTGAACTTTGTGGATTCGGTTGGAGCAAAAACACTAAAATCG ATTATAAAAGAATACAAAGAAGTCGGTGTCTGTGTCTGCATTGCCAGCTGTAGTG
- the SLC26A5 gene encoding prestin isoform X2: MEHAQEQEACLEQTQRYCVQRPIYNQELLQGQLHRRQRTPQTLGQKIAHSCRCSSKKAKSHLYSFLPILKWLPRYPVKEYLLGDIISGISTGVMQLPQGLAYALLAAVPPVFGLYSSFYPVFLYTFFGTSKHISIGTFAVVSMMVGGVAVREVPDEIISVDYNSTNVTDVLEYYSARDTKRVQVAVALAFLSGLIQLCLGFFRFGFVAIYLTEPLVRGFTTAAAVHVFTSQLKYFLGIKTSRYSGPLSVVYSIAAVLSKITTTNIAALIVGLTCIVLLLIGKEINLRFKKKLPVPIPMEIIVVIIGTGVSAGMNLSESYKVDVVGNIPQGLRAPAVPEIQLIPALFVDAVAIAIVGFSMAVSMAKIFALKHGYTIDGNQELIALGICNSVGSFFQTFSITCSMSRSLVQESTGGRTQIAGTLSAVMVLLVIVAIGYLFEPLPQTVLAAIVMVNLKGMFKQFGDIMHFWRTSKIELAIWVVAFVASLFLGLDYGLLTAVTFAMITVIYRTQSPQYRILGQIPNTDIYCDVEEYEEVKEYPGIKIFQANTSLYFANSESYTSALKKKTGVDPGALLAARRKAQKRHAREIKAANEHRKKAVLKLVNSSTNDVEASVKHEIASDDLPVNGKFADSSVQDIPPDEHEYFVEPKTNIHSLILDFTPVNFVDSVGAKTLKSIIKEYKEVGVCVCIASCSGPVMNELTRLNFFDKSVTRELLFHSIHDAVLACQVKDGCAAQADSNL, translated from the exons ATGGAACATGCTCAAGAACAAGAAGCGTGTCTTGAGCAAACCCAAAGGTATTGTGTGCAGAGACCAATATACAACCAGGAGCTCCTGCAAGGACAGCTGCACAGGCGACAGAGAACCCCTCAGACCTTAGGGCAGAAGATTGCACATTCTTGTCG TTGTTCTTCTAAGAAAGCCAAGTCTCATCTTTACAGTTTCTTACCGATTTTAAAATGGCTTCCTCGTTACCCAGTGAAGGAATACTTATTAGGAGACATTATCTCAGGAATAAGCACTGGGGTCATGCAGCTTCCTCAAG GTTTAGCCTATGCTTTGCTGGCAGCTGTTCCCCCAGTATTTGGCCTATATTCTTCATTTTATCCTGTTTTTCTATATACTTTTTTTGGAACCTCCAAGCACATATCAATAG GCACCTTTGCTGTGGTTAGTATGATGGTTGGTGGCGTTGCTGTGAGAGAAGTGCctgatgaaattatttctgtggaCTATAATTCTACTAATGTTACAGATGTCCTTGAATATTACAGTGCTAGGGATACCAAGAGGGTGCAGGTAGCTGTGGCTCTTGCCTTTCTTTCGGGACTTATCCAG TTGTGTTTAGGTTTCTTTCGATTTGGATTTGTGGCCATCTATCTAACAGAGCCTCTGGTGCGAGGATTTaccactgcagctgcagttcATGTCTTTACTTCCCAATTAAAGTATTTCCTCGGCATCAAGACTAGCCGGTACAGTGGACCCCTCTCAGTTGTATAT AGCATAGCTGCCGTGCTttcaaaaataacaacaaccaATATTGCTGCATTGATTGTTGGATTAACATGCATTGTTCTATTGCTGATTGGCAAGGAAATCAATCTCCGCTTTAAGAAGAAGCTCCCAGTTCCTATTCCTATGGAGATCATTGTG GTCATTATTGGGACAGGAGTTTCAGCTGGAATGAATCTGAGTGAGTCATACAAAGTGGATGTTGTTGGGAATATTCCTCAAGG GTTACGTGCACCAGCAGTTCCGGAGATTCAGCTCATCCCAGCACTATTTGTGGATGCAGTAGCAATAGCAATAGTTGGATTTTCAATGGCTGTATCAATGGCCAAGATCTTTGCCCTTAAACATGGTTACACCATCGATGGGAATCAG GAACTTATTGCCTTGGGAATATGCAACTCTGTGGGGTCATTTTTCCAAACCTTTTCAATCACTTGCTCAATGTCTCGGAGTCTTGTCCAGGAAAGCACCGGTGGAAGAACTCAG ATTGCAGGTACACTCTCTGCAGTTATGGTTCTGTTGGTAATTGTGGCTATTGGATACCTTTTTGAACCACTTCCACAG ACAGTGCTAGCTGCAATTGTCATGGTGAACCTGAAGGGAATGTTTAAACAGTTTGGAGATATCATGCACTTCTGGAGAACCAGTAAGATCGAGCTG gCCATCTGGGTGGTAGCTTTTGTGGCTTCTCTTTTCCTGGGACTAGACTATGGTTTGCTTACTGCAGTAACATTTGCAATGATAACCGTTATTTACAGAACACAAAG CCCTCAATACAGAATCCTCGGTCAGATTCCTAACACTGACATCTACTGTGATGTGGAAGAGTACGAAGAG GTTAAAGAATATCCtggaatcaaaatatttcaagctAATACATCACTTTATTTTGCTAATAGTGAGTCGTATACAAGTGCACTGAAGAAAAAG ACTGGAGTGGACCCTGGTGCCTTATTAGCAGCGAGGAGAAAAGCCCAGAAGCGCCATGCCAGGGAGATAAAGGCAGCAAATGAACACAGAAAGAAAGCTGTGCTGAAACTCGTGAACTCTTCG ACTAACGACGTAGAAGCAAGTGTAAAACATGAGATAGCAAGTGATGACTTACCTGTGAATGGAAAATTTGCAGATTCTAGTGTACAAGACATACCTCCTGATGAGCATGAATATTTTGTGGAGCCCAAAACAAATATTCACTCTTTAATTCTGGATTTCACCCCAGTGAACTTTGTGGATTCGGTTGGAGCAAAAACACTAAAATCG ATTATAAAAGAATACAAAGAAGTCGGTGTCTGTGTCTGCATTGCCAGCTGTAGTG GCCCTGTTATGAATGAGCTGACAAGACTGAATTTTTTTGATAAAAGTGTAACAAGAGAGTTGCTGTTTCATAGTATTCATGATGCTGTCCTTGCTTGCCAAGTGAAAGATGGGTGTGCTGCACAGGCTGACTCCAACCTTTGA